A single Xiphias gladius isolate SHS-SW01 ecotype Sanya breed wild chromosome 18, ASM1685928v1, whole genome shotgun sequence DNA region contains:
- the arhgef19 gene encoding rho guanine nucleotide exchange factor 19: MLPGYGFSPFPDFQPHLHVFRCRGESPSMWIPGSGESQALSEAQEDRPLLHPCHHKHVAVCQQETLAFIELQPPGTPKLNDLGEPRPTVIPDPKCITHSLPLNGFRHTLNELNDSQSGCHRTDNEHEITSNLNSHTPVGDGELECHNGTLQEQTEKPRTVTTVCRPLHAALSLPLSFPLSSLYTNRDSWESQLTCSPSSPEGHGFHSPDSFQPQKRTTQRSLKEKSIRRKMQVYSPDSPSDESLSSPILDADYIFPGPFASFLEEDLSGLSSLEAISSPSSTDGGTDLANLDHDEIFNLPTEPLQITEDSILGVREESGSVETSSATGGSFLSRCRQGDQERRRFSASELISRLQLSQRKNSFTLKLGKSLSARVASRDRQSSNSLQQSQPDYKSNSKHRSSGGSSDSAPHSPVGPAPPLPSIDNGMPLHRWSTKLGIRKKSIEEDLGTLPTVASSNRLSRFLPSSILYQEYSDVAINREIQRQQGKEPGTEEEGLRDEGSDGTPSPSNLSPSSSFRSSRGSAFALWQDIPDVRTSGQLDNFSNEERKLQEAKFELVTSEASYIRSLTIAVDHFMLSQELAECLGAQDKQWLFSKLPEVKDVSERFLQDLEHRLEEDILRFDVSDIVLDHCPALRRVYLPYVTNQAYQEQTYQRLLHDNPRFPGILARLEEDPICQRLPLTSFLILPFQRITRLKMLVENILKRTTPGSRDEDTATKAFNELKKIIKECNSSVQSMKRMEELIHLNKKIHFEGKIFPLISQSRWLVKHGELLEVDTQTMSISGSKLKLPTKPVYLHLFNDCLLLSRRKDTWKFMVFVHAKIGELKVKDLSQKLQGISGFIFHLQLCEGQQLKHQILLKAHTESGKQRWITAMFPSDPLEDIEQANENDDISQVQCIRSYQAQEHDELTLEKADILHAKTITSDGWVEGIRLSDGERGWFPKTYVEEITSRSARLRNLRENIRIKCVTQKLEGED; encoded by the exons ATGCTTCCTGGGTATGGATTCTCACCTTTTCCTGATTTCCAACCCCACCTTCACGTTTTTCGCTGCCGAGGAGAGAGTCCCAGCATGTGGATCCCTGGCTCAGGAGAGTCTCAGGCGCTGAGCGAGGCCCAGGAAGACAGGCCTCTCCTCCACCCGTGTCACCACAAGCATGTCGCTGTGTGCCAGCAGGAAACATTGGCTTTTATTGAGCTACAACCACCAGGGACTCCTAAACTAAACGACCTCGGAGAGCCAAGGCCAACTGTTATTCCAGATCCAAAATGCATAACACACTCCCTGCCATTGAATGgtttcagacacacactaaaTGAACTGAATGACAGCCAGAGTGGCTGCCACAGGACAGACAATGAACATGAAATAACATCGAATTTGAACTCTCATACACCCGTGGGTGATGGTGAGCTTGAATGCCATAATGGGACTTTGCAGGAGCAGACTGAAAAGCCACGAACTGTCACAACAGTATGTCGTCCTCTCCACGCAGCTCTTAGCCTGCCTCTATCATTCCCGCTGTCCTCTCTATACACAAACAGAGACTCATGGGAATCTCAGTTAACTTGCTCACCATCCTCACCTGAAGGTCATGGGTTTCACAGCCCAGACTCCTTTCAGCCACAGAAGAGAACAACGCAACGTTCACTGAAAGAGAAGTCTATCC GGCGAAAGATGCAGGTTTATTCCCCAGACAGCCCAAGCGATGAATCTCTCAGCAGCCCAATCCTGGATGCAGACTACATCTTCCCTGGACCTTTTGCATCTTTCCTGGAGGAGGACCTCAGTGGATTATCTTCCCTGGAGGCCATTTCAAGTCCCTCATCCACAGACGGTGGTACAGATCTCGCAAACCTCGATCATGATGAGATTTTTAATCTACCTACAGAACCCCTGCAGATAACAGAGGACTCAATACTGGGGGTGAGGGAAGAGAGTGGGAGTGTAGAGACGTCAAGTGCCACAGGGGGGAGCTTTTTGTCACGCTGCCGCCAAGGGGACCAAGAACGGCGGCGCTTCTCAGCTTCAGAACTCATATCTAGACTGCAGCTGTCTCAGAGGAAGAACTCCTTCACCCTGAAGCTGGGGAAGTCGCTGTCTGCACGGGTAGCCTCCAGGGACAGACAGAGCTCCAACAGTCTCCAACAGTCTCAGCCTGACT ACAAGTCGAACTCCAAGCACCGCAGCTCAGGTGGCTCTAGCGATAGCGCCCCGCACAGTCCTGTAGGACCTGCACCTCCTCTGCCCAGCATTGACAATGGGATGCCTTTGCATCGGTGGAGCACAAAACTCGG AATAAGAAAGAAATCCATAGAGGAAGACTTGGGCACACTTCCAACTGTTGCTAGTTCGAATCGCTTATCAAGGTTTTTGCCTAGTT cGATTCTGTACCAGGAATACAGTGACGTTGCCATCAACAGAGAGATCCAGAGGCAACAGGGGAAGGAGCCGggcacagaggaggaggggctCAGGGACGAGGGGTCCGATGGGACCCCGTCTCCATCTAATCTATCTCCATCCAGCTCCTTTCGTTCCTCCCGAGGCTCTGCTTTTGCACTGTGGCAGGATATACCTGATGTACGAACCAGCGGTCAGCTCGACAACTTCAGCAATGAGGAGAGGAAGTTACAGGAG GCAAAGTTTGAGCTGGTGACTTCTGAAGCATCATACATTCGAAGCTTGACGATCGCCGTGGACCACTTCATGTTGTCGCAGGAGCTCGCCGAGTGTCTTGGAGCTCAGGATAAGCAGTGGCTCTTCTCCAAGCTGCCTGAAGTCAAAGATGTCAGTGAGAG GTTTCTTCAGGACCTGGAACACAGACTGGAGGAAGACATTCTGCGTTTTGATGTTTCTGACATCGTACTGGATCACTGCCCGGCTCTGCGAAGGGTTTATTTACCTTATGTAACCAACCAGGCTTACCAAGAACAGACGTACCAGCGCTTGCT GCACGACAACCCTCGTTTCCCCGGCATCCTGGCTCGTTTGGAGGAGGACCCCATCTGCCAAAGACTTCCTCTGACCTCTTTTCTAATCCTCCCATTTCAGAGGATCACACGGCTTAAAATGCTGGTGGAG aatatCTTAAAGAGGACAACACCAGGCTCTCGAGATGAGGACACTGCCACGAAAGCTTTCAATGAGCTGAAAAAG ATCATCAAAGAATGTAACTCCAGTGTGCAGTCAATGAAGAGGATGGAGGAACTTATTCACCTCAATAAGAAAATTCATTTTGAGGGAAAG aTCTTTCCTCTGATCTCTCAGTCCCGCTGGCTGGTGAAACATGGAGAACTCCTGGAAGTGGACACTCAGACGATGAGCATTTCTGGATCAAAGCTAAAGTTACCCACCAAGCCTGTGTACCTCCACCTGTTCAATGACTGTCTCCTGCTGTCCAGGAGGAAGGA tacATGGAAGTTCATGGTGTTCGTACACGCCAAGATAGGAGAGCTGAAAGTGAAGGATCTCAGTCAGAAGCTGCAGGGCATCTCAGGCTTCATCTTCCACCTGCAGCTGTGTGAAGGCCAGCAGCTCAAACACCAGATCCTGCTCAAAGCACACACTGA GAGCGGGAAGCAGAGGTGGATCACAGCGATGTTTCCATCTGACCCGCTCGAAGACATTGAGCAAGCCAATGAGAATGATG ATATATCCCAGGTTCAGTGCATTAGAAGCTACCAGGCCCAAGAGCACGATGAGTTAACACTGGAAAAGGCTGACATTCTTCATGCAAAAACCATTACAAGTGATG GCTGGGTGGAAGGCATCAGACTGTCAGACGGGGAACGGGGCTGGTTCCCCAAAACCTACGTGGAGGAAATCACAAGTCGCAGTGCGCGCCTCCGCAACCTCCGAGAAAATATCCGCATCAAATGTGTCACACAGAAACTGGAGGGAGAGGACTGA